The Tessaracoccus timonensis sequence ACGAGTGACGAAGGCGACAGCCGCAGCTCCCGCCGCAGTGACCCGATAGGGAAGCTTGAACGTCGTCGTCAACGTGCGAAGCAGCGCTTCCGGATGAGTGCTGATGCCTGAAAGCAGCATGAGGGACAACAGTGCCCCGATACCGCTCGCTGCCGCAAGCTCGCCACCGTAATTGTAGATTGGGCTGACCTCTTCAATGGTGTAGTTGTAGCGGAACACCGGCAGTAGCACAGCTGCGATGACCCAGGGTGCTAGCAGTGACATGACCGTTCGAGCGCGACTCGCTCTCGCGGCTACCATGGCCAGGCTCGCTGCGATGAGCACTCCAACATTGACGGCCGGGTCCTTGCATACGAACACCATGACCATCGCCGGGATTAGCGCCAATAGCAACGTCACAGGATTGAACGATGAGAAGAGTCCACGGGGCACGGACGGCGAAGGCGGGTTCGCTGGTGCTGCGGATGCGGCGTTTTCACGAGTTTCGCTAACGGCAGCAGGTAGCGCGATGATGTGGCTGCAGCGTGATAGGGCAAGTTCTAGGTCGTGGGTGGCCATGATGACGGTTCTGCCCTCAGCGCGCAGTTCGTCGATGAAGGCCATGAGTTCGCAGGTATTCGCCCAGTCCTGGCCGTACGTGGGCTCGTCAAGGACAATCACATCGCGGCTCTCGGCGACCATCGTAGCCACCGATAGTCTACGAATCTGGCCGCCTGAGAGAGTCAACGGGTGTTGGTCTCGATACTGGGAGAGATGGAATTGCTCCACAATAGCCTCGGCTTTAGACGCGGAAACATCCCCCGTGGAGATTTCGCCAGCCACGGTGGAACAAACCATCTGATGTTCCGGGTTTTGAAACACGTAGCCGACCTGGTGCCGCCCTCGCCGCACAACCTCTCCGCAGACCGTAGCGCGTTGTGCCTTTGATGGTATGAGACCCGCCAGCGCCGCGAGCAGGGATGTTTTGCCTGCGCCATTCGGCCCTATAAGCGCGATAAACTCGCCACCCCGTAGCCGCATAGAGATAGCTGGGGAACGTCCGGGAACACAGAAATCTGCCAGCTCTACCGTGGCGCTGCCTCCACCGTCGGGCGTGTCAATCGCATCGATGGTTTCCCATCCTGCTTCGGTGCGCCGCTGATATTGCACCGAATCACCACAGATATCCGTGATGCGGGGAACTCGAATGCCCGCCTGCTCGCAGGTCAAGGCGTGGTGCGGGGATTCGTCGCGTAACGCACGGGGCAGCCACACTCCGCACGCCTCAAGTTCCGCGGTATGGCTGAGAAAAACCTCATGTGGAGTTCCCTGCGCGATCACCGCGCCCTGCGCGTTGAGCGCTATGACGTGATCGCACAGGGGTAGGACCGGGTCGAGGTCATGGTCGATCACCACGATGCCCACGCCATCGCTAACCAGCTGTTGGATGACGCTGTAAAACTCGTCCGTGCCTTGCGTGTCAATAGTCGATGTTGGCTCATCGAGGACTAGTAAGCGGGGCTGCATAGCCAGTGCTACCGCGATCGCTAGGCGCTGGCGTTGGCCGCCCGATAATCTCCATGGGCTCTCCCACAGCTTGGTCTCCAGACCAACCGCAGCCAATGCCTCGCGTACCCGTCGATCAATCTCAGGAACAGGCAGGCAGAGGTTCTGCAGCGCAAACGCGACATCGTCATACACCGTACGGGTAATGACTGCGGCATCCGGATTTTGTCCCACGTAGGCGACATTGGTAGCGATCAACTGGACCGTGGCGTCGGCGATTTCGGCGCCGGCAATTTGAACGCTGCCGGAGTATTCGGACGGCAGACAGTGGGGCACAAGGCCGCACACGGCTCGGACGAAGGTAGTTTTACCGCATCCAGAGGGCCCAATGACGGCCGTTACCTGACCGCTCAGGTGGACCAGGCTTGGACGTTGCAGCACCCACCGGTCCTGACCCAAGTAGTGAACGGAAAGATCCTCAACCGCCAGGAGCGCCCGCGCGGACTCGCTCACAGACCGTTGCTCGCTGCTCAAAGTGGAGGCCAGCGTTTCACTCACGATGGTCTACGCCTACGCCTGCATTGTTGAGCAAACGGGTTAGTCCGACGACGGCCAAACCGCCAATGACGGACGACGTGACTCCCACCAGCACGATCAGTCCCGATACCGAGATTCCCACCGCGTGCTTGAGCAGCGTGAGGTACAACAGGCTGTTAAATGCCCCGAAGAATGCGGCGGAGATCAGATACGCCCACCACGTCCACTTCCGGTACAGCATCAACGCCATGGGAAACTCAACCAGGAGCCCGCCAATGACGTTACCGACAATCGCGGCAGGCCCAGTGGGAGTAGTAAATACGCTCACAACTCCGATGATCAGCGCGGCCAGCAGCGAAGCGCCCGGCCTTCGCACAACGGCCAGAGGAAGGAGGTAGGGAATGACCCAAAGTCCGAGAAGGGACACCCCGAGCCAGACTGCGCTCTGCGAAGCCGCACCCGCCGGCGCGATGTAGTTCAGTGGGATGAGGATGATGAGGCCGACCACCGACAGGGAGGCCACCATCATGAGATTTCGGGTACCTAGAATTGAGTCGGTTAATCCTCCGCGAGCTGAGCGTCGAACTGTACCGGATCGGTCTGTCACAGCAAACCCCCCTTTCACTTAGGTTAGCCTAACCTAACTCTCGACTGGGGTCAATTCCCTTGAGCTAGACGTTGAGCCTACGCAGAGACGCAGCTCGAGGGGTTTCTCGGCTCTTCACGAACGAGGGTGTAGGTGGGGTCTAAAGCCTCCGGCTTCGAGCAGGCTGCGCGCGACGTAGTTCGTGAGGTTCCTGAAGCCGAGCGCGGAGCCGCGGAGGTGTTCGAGTCGGCCGTTGATCGCCTCTGTTGGCCCGTTCGATGTGCCGGGGCGGTCGAAGAACGCGAGGATGTCGGTGGCGCGCTGGCCCATGGTGCGGCCGAGCCGGCGGATCTCTACGAGCGCGGCGGGGACGCCGGTGGTGATCGCATCGATCGCGGCGTGCATCATCTGTTTGGCCTTCTTCTTGTCGGGTTCCCGGTAGGCGGCGACGATGCGCTGGTAGATACCCCAGGTCGCTTCGACTTCGACGTGCTCTTCGATCGCGGACACAGCCTCCAGGCGGGCGGTCTGTTTCTCGGTGAGCAGGTCCGCGCCGGTGTGCAGGGTGCGGCGGGCTTTGTAGAGCGGGTCACCCTTGAGCCCGCGGTGCCCGGTGGTGTCTTGCTGGACCCGACGCCGGCAGACATCCAGCGCGTCGCCAGCGAGACGGACCACGTGGAAGGGGTCCATGACCGGGACGGCGTCGGGGAGTTCTTCGGCGGCGGCCGTCTTGAACCCTGCGACCCCGTCCATCGCGACCACCTCGATCCGCTTCGCCCAGTCCGCAGGGCGGGCGGCGAGCCACTGCTTGAACACCGCCTTCGAACGACCCTCGACCATGTCCAGCAGCCGCGCGGGGCCGGTCTTGTCGCGGACCGGGGTGAGGTCGATGATCACGGTGACGTACTTGTCACCGAGGCGGGTGTGCCGCCAGACGTGCTCGTCGACGCCGATCGTGGTGACCCCGTCGAACCGACCAGGATCGTCGATGAGTCGACGCTTGCCCTCCGCGAGCACCGCAGTGTTCGCGGCGCTCCAGGAAACCCCGAGACCCGCGGCGACACGGGTCACGGTGAGGTGGTCGATGACGATGCCCCGCAGCGCCCACTCCACGCCAAGGCGGGAGATCTTCGCTCGCGGCGCGGCGGCGCGAGTCATGTCCTGCCGCCACGTCCGCCGGCAGTGCGCGCACCGGTAGCGGCGGACCCGGACCAGAAGCGTTGTCGGCCTATGCCCGAACGGCTCATGCGCGAGTCGACGCGTCACCGTGTCCCGCGACACGCCCTCCGCCCCGCACTCCCGACACCAGGGGTCCACCTCGACCGGCCGACACTCGATCATCGCCCGGTCCCGCTCGATCAGCTGGCCGACCGCTTCGAGTCCGAGTTCATCCAGGCGGCAGAACGTGGTCAGGTCAGGGGTCGCGAAAGTAGAGTGGAGCACGTCGAGGTCTTTCGGGATGGCGAGCGTGAAGAACTTCCATCATCCG is a genomic window containing:
- a CDS encoding ATP-binding cassette domain-containing protein — its product is MSETLASTLSSEQRSVSESARALLAVEDLSVHYLGQDRWVLQRPSLVHLSGQVTAVIGPSGCGKTTFVRAVCGLVPHCLPSEYSGSVQIAGAEIADATVQLIATNVAYVGQNPDAAVITRTVYDDVAFALQNLCLPVPEIDRRVREALAAVGLETKLWESPWRLSGGQRQRLAIAVALAMQPRLLVLDEPTSTIDTQGTDEFYSVIQQLVSDGVGIVVIDHDLDPVLPLCDHVIALNAQGAVIAQGTPHEVFLSHTAELEACGVWLPRALRDESPHHALTCEQAGIRVPRITDICGDSVQYQRRTEAGWETIDAIDTPDGGGSATVELADFCVPGRSPAISMRLRGGEFIALIGPNGAGKTSLLAALAGLIPSKAQRATVCGEVVRRGRHQVGYVFQNPEHQMVCSTVAGEISTGDVSASKAEAIVEQFHLSQYRDQHPLTLSGGQIRRLSVATMVAESRDVIVLDEPTYGQDWANTCELMAFIDELRAEGRTVIMATHDLELALSRCSHIIALPAAVSETRENAASAAPANPPSPSVPRGLFSSFNPVTLLLALIPAMVMVFVCKDPAVNVGVLIAASLAMVAARASRARTVMSLLAPWVIAAVLLPVFRYNYTIEEVSPIYNYGGELAAASGIGALLSLMLLSGISTHPEALLRTLTTTFKLPYRVTAAGAAAVAFVTRFRQDFQLLRTARALRGIGASWGPLAPAIRWVGSLVPLAILAVQHGERVALSMDSRGFSAYPRRTELQHTPWQVRDWCLVGLLWAVTALLWWWRQ
- a CDS encoding ECF transporter S component, with amino-acid sequence MMVASLSVVGLIILIPLNYIAPAGAASQSAVWLGVSLLGLWVIPYLLPLAVVRRPGASLLAALIIGVVSVFTTPTGPAAIVGNVIGGLLVEFPMALMLYRKWTWWAYLISAAFFGAFNSLLYLTLLKHAVGISVSGLIVLVGVTSSVIGGLAVVGLTRLLNNAGVGVDHRE
- a CDS encoding ISL3 family transposase; the encoded protein is MLHSTFATPDLTTFCRLDELGLEAVGQLIERDRAMIECRPVEVDPWCRECGAEGVSRDTVTRRLAHEPFGHRPTTLLVRVRRYRCAHCRRTWRQDMTRAAAPRAKISRLGVEWALRGIVIDHLTVTRVAAGLGVSWSAANTAVLAEGKRRLIDDPGRFDGVTTIGVDEHVWRHTRLGDKYVTVIIDLTPVRDKTGPARLLDMVEGRSKAVFKQWLAARPADWAKRIEVVAMDGVAGFKTAAAEELPDAVPVMDPFHVVRLAGDALDVCRRRVQQDTTGHRGLKGDPLYKARRTLHTGADLLTEKQTARLEAVSAIEEHVEVEATWGIYQRIVAAYREPDKKKAKQMMHAAIDAITTGVPAALVEIRRLGRTMGQRATDILAFFDRPGTSNGPTEAINGRLEHLRGSALGFRNLTNYVARSLLEAGGFRPHLHPRS